In Capsicum annuum cultivar UCD-10X-F1 chromosome 7, UCD10Xv1.1, whole genome shotgun sequence, one genomic interval encodes:
- the LOC107876589 gene encoding uncharacterized protein LOC107876589 — MTRQCVIKFKVGNYKDKVCCDVIPMQACYLLLGIPWQYDKANKHDWRLKKYSLEHGGKNFTLHPLSPSQVTELHQILRELKEKGKTRQEYESVQKGEVLDSITSKGGASGSKDQKGQGAVVMLDRRKELFKDEDTDTPMLRLEFDDVFPQELPKRFPPIWGIENQIDLV, encoded by the exons ATGACACGACAATGTGTGATCAAGTTCAAGGTAGGAAACTACAAAGATAAAGTTTGTTGTGATGTCATTCCTATGCAAGCATGCTATTTGTTACTTGGTATACCATGGCAATATGACAAAGCTAACAAGCATGATTGGAGGTTGAAAAAGTACTCACTTGAGCATGGTGGGAAGAATTTCACACTTCATCCACTCTCACCATCCCAAGTGACTGAATTGCATCAAATATTAAGGGAATTGAAAGAGAAGGGAAAGACAAGGCAAGAATATGAAAGTGTGCAAAAAGGGGAAGTTTTGGATTCCATTACTTCTAAGGGTGGGGCTTCAGGTTCTAAGGATCAAAAGGGTCAAGGAGCCGTAGTTATGTTGGATAGGAGGAAAGAATTGTTCAAGGATGAAGATACGGACACTCCTATGCTCCGCcta GAGTTTGATGATGTATTCCCACAAGAATTACCAAAAAGGTTTCCCCCAATATGGGGAATTGAGAACCAAATTGATTTGGTGTGA